A section of the Schistosoma haematobium chromosome ZW, whole genome shotgun sequence genome encodes:
- a CDS encoding hypothetical protein (EggNog:ENOG410N5BH~COG:S): MKVYKLYELRRYYARVSSLAFAFDTFVVLIITIIPWIISYVTGFMYINSYAFPEKPLISFDGNMLLFLQKSDGFLYYDNIPQKETNHLLKSSLRLPQISYYNSKNKNINEEVAVNINIKFPLSPSEKIIGLTIVLLVDVTLLRFYNKLEKVPVFINKVFRSHTSGFLYSGDLLCFRKYLLPSTQASTYYETKTIPSKIFELSSNISRAGYYLLEDRISVPIIRESLSSTFDIELSVYFSSLRISANPGFWYTIKFAWVQYLSIGLVIFYLAEKMRGYIYDKQIVRTIVKSTIPKSLDQ; encoded by the exons ATGAAAGTTTACAAGTTGTATGAATTGCGACGTTATTATGCCAGAGTATCATCATTAGCATTTGCTTTCGACACTTTCGTGGTTCTTATAATTACGATAATACCATGGATCATCTCGTATGTAACGGGTT TCATGTACATAAATTCTTATGCTTTCCCAGAGAAACCTCTGATATCGTTCGACGGAAACATGCTCCTTTTTCTCCAGAAGAGTGATGGTTTTCTTTATTATGATAACATACCACAAAAGGAAACCAACCATCTATTGAAATCTTCGCTTAGGCTACCTCAAATCAGTTACTACAattctaaaaataaaaacatcaatgAAGAAGTGGCAGTTAATATTAATATCAAGTTTCCTCTGTCGCCGTCGGAAAAAATAATTGGTCTCACTATTGTACTATTGGTTGATGTTACCTTGTTG CGTTTTTACAATAAACTAGAAAAGGTTccagtatttataaacaaagttTTTCGGTCACATACTAGTGGATTTCTATATTCTGGGGACCTTTTGTGCTTTCGGAAATACTTGTTACCTTCTACACAA GCTAGTACTTATTATGAAACCAAAACGATTCCAAGCAAAATCTTTGAGCTATCATCAAACATCTCAAGAGCTG gatactactTACTTGAAGATAGAATAAGTGTACCTATAATACGCGAAAGTCTTTCAAGTACTTTTGATATAGAACTCTCTGTGTACTTCTCCTCTCTAAGAATCAG TGCTAATCCAGGATTTTGGTATACCATCAAATTTGCATGGGTTCAATATTTATCAATTGGTTTAGTGATTTTTTATTTAGCTGAAAAAATGAGAGGATACATTTACGATAAACAAATAGTCAGAACAATTGTAAAGTCAACCATTCCAAAATCTTTGGATCAATGA
- a CDS encoding hypothetical protein (EggNog:ENOG410V97F~COG:S), with translation MKVYKLYELRRYYARVSSLAFAFDTFVVLIITIIPWIISYVTGFMYINSYAFPEKPLISFDGNMLLFLQKSDGFLYYDNIPQKETNHLLKSSLRLPQISYYNSKNKNINEEVAVNINIKFPLSPSEKIIGLTIVLLVDVTLLRFYNKLEKVPVFINKVFRSHTSGFLYSGDLLCFRKYLLPSTQASTYYETKTIPSKIFELSSNISRAGYYLLEDRISVPIIRESLSSTFDIELSVYFSSLRISDPIKVNRIENV, from the exons ATGAAAGTTTACAAGTTGTATGAATTGCGACGTTATTATGCCAGAGTATCATCATTAGCATTTGCTTTCGACACTTTCGTGGTTCTTATAATTACGATAATACCATGGATCATCTCGTATGTAACGGGTT TCATGTACATAAATTCTTATGCTTTCCCAGAGAAACCTCTGATATCGTTCGACGGAAACATGCTCCTTTTTCTCCAGAAGAGTGATGGTTTTCTTTATTATGATAACATACCACAAAAGGAAACCAACCATCTATTGAAATCTTCGCTTAGGCTACCTCAAATCAGTTACTACAattctaaaaataaaaacatcaatgAAGAAGTGGCAGTTAATATTAATATCAAGTTTCCTCTGTCGCCGTCGGAAAAAATAATTGGTCTCACTATTGTACTATTGGTTGATGTTACCTTGTTG CGTTTTTACAATAAACTAGAAAAGGTTccagtatttataaacaaagttTTTCGGTCACATACTAGTGGATTTCTATATTCTGGGGACCTTTTGTGCTTTCGGAAATACTTGTTACCTTCTACACAA GCTAGTACTTATTATGAAACCAAAACGATTCCAAGCAAAATCTTTGAGCTATCATCAAACATCTCAAGAGCTG gatactactTACTTGAAGATAGAATAAGTGTACCTATAATACGCGAAAGTCTTTCAAGTACTTTTGATATAGAACTCTCTGTGTACTTCTCCTCTCTAAGAATCAG TGATCCGATCAAGGTCAATAGGATTGAAAATGTTTGA
- a CDS encoding hypothetical protein (EggNog:ENOG410VG3C~COG:T), producing MARIELIRRLRLFTVLHRMSDYENRFGTTKLMMPVVSRPASFFSFIKSKLNEAASSQSKDSQSVPNDSEWLDAVQEVEKSELSHWKGSDTSMTRTELRKWKKRTFLHILEMFIQRSGPSRKGFTSFIENALTKMPEYEVVDDLDCYKAVIRLFPTGRMVVKRFLQADFGHFPKQQQVMIDILSQMSRYHVLPDDEVGQMIIDVFGWRNHAMNAYRRLMYWMPKLYYSNPWTLPLRIVDDLDLDPIKLGCLIAERICPDRMTEFTVVQVS from the exons ATGGCTCGTATTGAACTCATACGTAGATTGCGATTATTCACAGTTTTACATCGAATGTCAGATTATGAGAATCGATTTGGTACAACCAAACTAATGATGCCAGTTGTTTCACGTCCtgcttcatttttttctttcatcaaGTCGAAGCTTAATGAAGCTGCCTCTAGTCAGTCTAAAGACTCTCAGAGTGTACCAAATGACAG TGAGTGGTTGGATGCAGTCCAAGAAGTTGAAAAATCGGAATTGTCACATTGGAAAGGATCTGATACTAGTATGACTAGGACAGAACTCCGAAAATGGAAGAAACGTACATTCCTT CATATTTTAGAAATGTTTATTCAACGATCAGGACCAAGTCGTAAAGGATTCACTTCGTTCATTGAAAATGCACTAACTAAAATGCCTGAATATGAAGTGGTTGATGATTTAGATTGTTATAAAGCAGTAATTCGTTTATTTCCTACTGGACGAATGGTTGTGAAACGTTTCTTACAAGCTGATTTTGGTCATTTTCCAAAACAACAACAAGTTATGATTGACATATTAAGTCAAATGTCAAGATATC ACGTCTTGCCAGATGATGAAGTTGGCCAAATGATTATCGACGTTTTCGGTTGGCGTAATCATGCTATGAATGCTTATCGTCGTCTAATGTATTGGATGCCTAAATTGTATTATAGTAATCCATGGACATTACCACTTCGTATCGTTGATGATCTTGATTTAGATCCCATTAAATTGGGCTGTTTAATTGCTGAAAGAATATGCCCCGATCGGATGACAGAATTCACTGTTGTACAGGTTagttaa
- a CDS encoding hypothetical protein (EggNog:ENOG410VG3C~COG:T): MARIELIRRLRLFTVLHRMSDYENRFGTTKLMMPVVSRPASFFSFIKSKLNEAASSQSKDSQSVPNDSEWLDAVQEVEKSELSHWKGSDTSMTRTELRKWKKRTFLHILEMFIQRSGPSRKGFTSFIENALTKMPEYEVVDDLDCYKAVIRLFPTGRMVVKRFLQADFGHFPKQQQVMIDILSQMSRYHVLPDDEVGQMIIDVFGWRNHAMNAYRRLMYWMPKLYYSNPWTLPLRIVDDLDLDPIKLGCLIAERICPDRMTEFTVVQMSSSNPDRPDSLISAQSPEQRALLAYCTNKQIHNDQINNTQCTKPTIYLDGPHYVWFRNLQAAYYTLWTEIDADRLKKEINSVKVNQVPKHSADEPYNLSFFNYSNDSSNIVLNSSNSQNANRSLFPHMSLLPTVSSVGTELHHCNEDNVFTRFISKCEPEFDKRWLSIRQSHVYKYLPSNLCQHEQGEGTILAVGVVVPKPDALDNQKKLYDWEVSNRIHHTDSKDCKQRNQKERYNLPQIPSPASSALIRLWLSELHAKNPFFDDAALVIRVPMNIDQGQKSGNNSRTDDDLHLENQDKDIEYESYN; this comes from the exons ATGGCTCGTATTGAACTCATACGTAGATTGCGATTATTCACAGTTTTACATCGAATGTCAGATTATGAGAATCGATTTGGTACAACCAAACTAATGATGCCAGTTGTTTCACGTCCtgcttcatttttttctttcatcaaGTCGAAGCTTAATGAAGCTGCCTCTAGTCAGTCTAAAGACTCTCAGAGTGTACCAAATGACAG TGAGTGGTTGGATGCAGTCCAAGAAGTTGAAAAATCGGAATTGTCACATTGGAAAGGATCTGATACTAGTATGACTAGGACAGAACTCCGAAAATGGAAGAAACGTACATTCCTT CATATTTTAGAAATGTTTATTCAACGATCAGGACCAAGTCGTAAAGGATTCACTTCGTTCATTGAAAATGCACTAACTAAAATGCCTGAATATGAAGTGGTTGATGATTTAGATTGTTATAAAGCAGTAATTCGTTTATTTCCTACTGGACGAATGGTTGTGAAACGTTTCTTACAAGCTGATTTTGGTCATTTTCCAAAACAACAACAAGTTATGATTGACATATTAAGTCAAATGTCAAGATATC ACGTCTTGCCAGATGATGAAGTTGGCCAAATGATTATCGACGTTTTCGGTTGGCGTAATCATGCTATGAATGCTTATCGTCGTCTAATGTATTGGATGCCTAAATTGTATTATAGTAATCCATGGACATTACCACTTCGTATCGTTGATGATCTTGATTTAGATCCCATTAAATTGGGCTGTTTAATTGCTGAAAGAATATGCCCCGATCGGATGACAGAATTCACTGTTGTACAG ATGTCTTCATCTAATCCTGATAGACCAGATTCACTTATCAGTGCTCAAAGTCCTGAACAGCGTGCATTACTAGCATATTGTACCAATAAACAAATTCACAATGATCAAATTAATAATACTCAATGTACAAAACCAACGATTTATTTAGATGGACCACATTATGTATGGTTTAGAAATTTACAA GCTGCTTATTACACCTTATGGACAGAGATCGATGCTGAtcgattaaaaaaagaaattaattcaGTGAAAGTTAACCAAGTGCCAAAGCATAGTGCAGACG AACCGTATAATCTTTCATTCTTCAACTATTCTAATGATAGTTCAAATATAGTACTGAATAGTTCCAATTCCCAAAATGCGAATCGCTCACTTTTTCCACATATGAGTCTTCTTCCTACAGTGAGTTCAGTTGGTACTGAATTGCACCATTGTAATGAAGATAATGTCTTTACAAGATTTATAAGTAAGTGTGAACCAGAATTCGATAAACGTTGGCTTTCAATTCGTCAAAGTCATGTCTATAAATATTTACCATCCAATCTATGTCAACATGAACAAGGTGAGGGTACAATACTTGCTGTTGGAGTTGTTGTACCTAAACCAGATGCTTTGGATAATCAGAAAAAGTTATATGATTGGGAAGTTTCTAACAGAATTCATCATACAGATTCAAAAGATTGTAAACAACGAAATCAAAAAGAAAGATACAATTTACCACAAATCCCATCACCTGCATCTTCCGCACTTATTCGACTTTGGTTAAGTGAGCTGCACGCTAAAAATCCTTTCTTTGATGATGCCGCATTAGTTATTCGAGTTCCAATGAATATTGATCAGGGTCAAAAATCTGGAAATAATAGTCGTACTGATGATGATTTACATTTAGAGAATCAAGATAAGGATATTGAGTATGAATCGTATAATTAA